One region of Desmodus rotundus isolate HL8 unplaced genomic scaffold, HLdesRot8A.1 manual_scaffold_348, whole genome shotgun sequence genomic DNA includes:
- the LOC139440634 gene encoding testis-specific Y-encoded protein 1-like, whose product MRGLVQVLEVGAGGQKSAAEEAPLRAEEKPGGSSARPPLEVLEALQWQLSAESARGRRDYLAVKLATAQRRKPILERRRSVIQRIPGFWAKAISFPVLCVVVVGMVEEDGCGFLTKEQIQNHPQISAIISDQDEDMLEYLLTVEVQELVGPKHRCRLKFFFRSNPYFLNEVIIKEYHVSLAGYRATRSTAVDWFWDYERGVPSRRQDTSSVNLFNWLSEHSLPGSGKIAELISEDLWPSPLRHYLRGTKAPLEGAARGPVAEEPRG is encoded by the exons ATGCGGGGTCTCGTGCAGgtgctggaagtgggggcaggaggccagaagtcgGCTGCAGAAGAGGCCCCATTAAGGGCCGAGGAgaagccaggtgggagcagcGCGCGGCCGCCACTGGAGGTGCTGGAGGCCCTGCAGTGGCAGCTGAGCGCCGAGAGTGCCCGAGGCCGCAGGGACTACCTTGCTGTGAAGCTGGCCACGGCCCAGCGGCGGAAGCCCATTCTGGAGCGTAGGCGGAGCGTCATCCAGCGCATCCCCGGTTTCTGGGCCAAAGCCATATCCTTCCCCgtgctgtgtgtggtggtggttggcATGGTGGAGGAGGACGGCTGTG GCTTCTTGACCAAAGAGCAGATTCAGAACCACCCCCAGATATCAGCCATCATCAGTGACCAAGACGAAGACATGCTTGAGTACTTGCTCACTGTGGAG GTGCAGGAACTGGTTGGTCCGAAGCACCGCTGCAGGCTGAAGTTCTTCTTTCGGAGCAACCCCTACTTCCTGAATGAAGTGATCATCAAGGAGTACCATGTGAGCCTTGCAG GCTATCGGGCCACTCGTTCCACTGCCGTCGACTGGTTCTGGGACTATGAACGCGGAGTTCCCAGCCGCAGGCAGGACACAAGCAGCGTCAACCTCTTCAACTGGCTGTCAGAGCACAGTCTTCCTGGCTCGGGCAAGATTGCTGAG CTCATAAGTGAGGACCTGTGGCCCAGTCCCCTGAGGCACTACCTCAGGGGTACAAAGGCCCCACTGGAGGGAGCTGCAAGAGGACCCGTTGCCGAGGAGCCCAGGGGCTAG